In Monodelphis domestica isolate mMonDom1 chromosome 3, mMonDom1.pri, whole genome shotgun sequence, the following proteins share a genomic window:
- the TIMM21 gene encoding mitochondrial import inner membrane translocase subunit Tim21 isoform X4 encodes MISASFLRAIYCTKKLHCSSGKRLLLLPQVPPNKACFRTWPCLRWGLLGQREVVWQPRRILKVTQKAIWTQGNRPLKSEEDGSKQVSVQKSQRGGPALSTSQRGGLFYVIFKELFSSSSPSKIYGKALEKCRSHPEVISVFGDSIKGYGETTRRGRRQHVSHIEYVKDGLKYMRLKFYIEGSEPGKQGTVHLEMKENPESGKYEFRYIFVDVDVYPRRTIVIEDNRSLDN; translated from the exons ATGATTTCTGCGTCTTTTCTTCGAGCTATTTATTGTACAAAGAAGCTGCATTGCTCCTCTGGGAAGCGACTGCTTTTGCTCCCGCAGGTCCCCCCTAACAAAGCCTGTTTTAGGACGTGGCCATGTTTGAGGTGGGGGCTGCTGGGGCAAAGGGAAGTTGTATGGCAACCTAGACGCATCCTTAAGGTTACTCAGAAAGCCATCTGGACTCAGGGAAACAGGCCCTTGAAATCAGAAGAAGATGGCAGCAAACAAGTGTCTGTGCAGAAAAGTCAGAGAGGAGGACCTGCTCTTTCAACTTCACAGAGAG GTGGCCTATTCTACGTGATTTTCAAAGAACTTTTCTCATCATCCAGTCCTAGTAAAATTTATGGAAAAGCTTTAGAAAAATGCAGATCTCATCCAGAG gtAATTAGTGTTTTTGGTGACTCCATTAAAGGTTATGGGGAAACAACAAGGCGAGGTAGAAGACAGCATGTAAG TCATATTGAATATGTAAAAGATGGACTAAAGTACATGCGTCTGAAATTCTACATTGAAGGctcagaaccagggaaacaagGAACCGTGCATCTTGAAATGAAAGAG aaCCCAGAAAGTGGCAAATATGAATTTCGCTATATATTTGTGGATGTTGATGTGTATCCTAGAAGAACCATTGTTATTGAAGATAATCGATCCTTAGATAATTAA
- the TIMM21 gene encoding mitochondrial import inner membrane translocase subunit Tim21 isoform X3 codes for MISASFLRAIYCTKKLHCSSGKRLLLLPQVPPNKACFRTWPCLRWGLLGQREVVWQPRRILKVTQKAIWTQGNRPLKSEEDGSKQVSVQKSQRGGPALSTSQRGGLFYVIFKELFSSSSPSKIYGKALEKCRSHPEDTEGPPQQRDKVISVFGDSIKGYGETTRRGRRQHVSHIEYVKDGLKYMRLKFYIEGSEPGKQGTVHLEMKENPESGKYEFRYIFVDVDVYPRRTIVIEDNRSLDN; via the exons ATGATTTCTGCGTCTTTTCTTCGAGCTATTTATTGTACAAAGAAGCTGCATTGCTCCTCTGGGAAGCGACTGCTTTTGCTCCCGCAGGTCCCCCCTAACAAAGCCTGTTTTAGGACGTGGCCATGTTTGAGGTGGGGGCTGCTGGGGCAAAGGGAAGTTGTATGGCAACCTAGACGCATCCTTAAGGTTACTCAGAAAGCCATCTGGACTCAGGGAAACAGGCCCTTGAAATCAGAAGAAGATGGCAGCAAACAAGTGTCTGTGCAGAAAAGTCAGAGAGGAGGACCTGCTCTTTCAACTTCACAGAGAG GTGGCCTATTCTACGTGATTTTCAAAGAACTTTTCTCATCATCCAGTCCTAGTAAAATTTATGGAAAAGCTTTAGAAAAATGCAGATCTCATCCAGAG GATACTGAAGGTCCACCTCAACAAAGAGACAAG gtAATTAGTGTTTTTGGTGACTCCATTAAAGGTTATGGGGAAACAACAAGGCGAGGTAGAAGACAGCATGTAAG TCATATTGAATATGTAAAAGATGGACTAAAGTACATGCGTCTGAAATTCTACATTGAAGGctcagaaccagggaaacaagGAACCGTGCATCTTGAAATGAAAGAG aaCCCAGAAAGTGGCAAATATGAATTTCGCTATATATTTGTGGATGTTGATGTGTATCCTAGAAGAACCATTGTTATTGAAGATAATCGATCCTTAGATAATTAA
- the TIMM21 gene encoding mitochondrial import inner membrane translocase subunit Tim21 isoform X2 gives MISASFLRAIYCTKKLHCSSGKRLLLLPQVPPNKACFRTWPCLRWGLLGQREVVWQPRRILKVTQKAIWTQGNRPLKSEEDGSKQVSVQKSQRGGPALSTSQRVKEAGRDFTYLIVVLIGISVTGGLFYVIFKELFSSSSPSKIYGKALEKCRSHPEVISVFGDSIKGYGETTRRGRRQHVSHIEYVKDGLKYMRLKFYIEGSEPGKQGTVHLEMKENPESGKYEFRYIFVDVDVYPRRTIVIEDNRSLDN, from the exons ATGATTTCTGCGTCTTTTCTTCGAGCTATTTATTGTACAAAGAAGCTGCATTGCTCCTCTGGGAAGCGACTGCTTTTGCTCCCGCAGGTCCCCCCTAACAAAGCCTGTTTTAGGACGTGGCCATGTTTGAGGTGGGGGCTGCTGGGGCAAAGGGAAGTTGTATGGCAACCTAGACGCATCCTTAAGGTTACTCAGAAAGCCATCTGGACTCAGGGAAACAGGCCCTTGAAATCAGAAGAAGATGGCAGCAAACAAGTGTCTGTGCAGAAAAGTCAGAGAGGAGGACCTGCTCTTTCAACTTCACAGAGAG TGAAAGAAGCTGGAAGAGATTTTACCTATTTAATAGTAGTGCTTATTGGAATCAGTGTCACAG GTGGCCTATTCTACGTGATTTTCAAAGAACTTTTCTCATCATCCAGTCCTAGTAAAATTTATGGAAAAGCTTTAGAAAAATGCAGATCTCATCCAGAG gtAATTAGTGTTTTTGGTGACTCCATTAAAGGTTATGGGGAAACAACAAGGCGAGGTAGAAGACAGCATGTAAG TCATATTGAATATGTAAAAGATGGACTAAAGTACATGCGTCTGAAATTCTACATTGAAGGctcagaaccagggaaacaagGAACCGTGCATCTTGAAATGAAAGAG aaCCCAGAAAGTGGCAAATATGAATTTCGCTATATATTTGTGGATGTTGATGTGTATCCTAGAAGAACCATTGTTATTGAAGATAATCGATCCTTAGATAATTAA
- the TIMM21 gene encoding mitochondrial import inner membrane translocase subunit Tim21 isoform X1, with the protein MISASFLRAIYCTKKLHCSSGKRLLLLPQVPPNKACFRTWPCLRWGLLGQREVVWQPRRILKVTQKAIWTQGNRPLKSEEDGSKQVSVQKSQRGGPALSTSQRVKEAGRDFTYLIVVLIGISVTGGLFYVIFKELFSSSSPSKIYGKALEKCRSHPEDTEGPPQQRDKVISVFGDSIKGYGETTRRGRRQHVSHIEYVKDGLKYMRLKFYIEGSEPGKQGTVHLEMKENPESGKYEFRYIFVDVDVYPRRTIVIEDNRSLDN; encoded by the exons ATGATTTCTGCGTCTTTTCTTCGAGCTATTTATTGTACAAAGAAGCTGCATTGCTCCTCTGGGAAGCGACTGCTTTTGCTCCCGCAGGTCCCCCCTAACAAAGCCTGTTTTAGGACGTGGCCATGTTTGAGGTGGGGGCTGCTGGGGCAAAGGGAAGTTGTATGGCAACCTAGACGCATCCTTAAGGTTACTCAGAAAGCCATCTGGACTCAGGGAAACAGGCCCTTGAAATCAGAAGAAGATGGCAGCAAACAAGTGTCTGTGCAGAAAAGTCAGAGAGGAGGACCTGCTCTTTCAACTTCACAGAGAG TGAAAGAAGCTGGAAGAGATTTTACCTATTTAATAGTAGTGCTTATTGGAATCAGTGTCACAG GTGGCCTATTCTACGTGATTTTCAAAGAACTTTTCTCATCATCCAGTCCTAGTAAAATTTATGGAAAAGCTTTAGAAAAATGCAGATCTCATCCAGAG GATACTGAAGGTCCACCTCAACAAAGAGACAAG gtAATTAGTGTTTTTGGTGACTCCATTAAAGGTTATGGGGAAACAACAAGGCGAGGTAGAAGACAGCATGTAAG TCATATTGAATATGTAAAAGATGGACTAAAGTACATGCGTCTGAAATTCTACATTGAAGGctcagaaccagggaaacaagGAACCGTGCATCTTGAAATGAAAGAG aaCCCAGAAAGTGGCAAATATGAATTTCGCTATATATTTGTGGATGTTGATGTGTATCCTAGAAGAACCATTGTTATTGAAGATAATCGATCCTTAGATAATTAA